GTCTATACTAATAGCACTAAATGATGTAGGTGTCTAGGCGCCGCGACTGGGGGAGGCGGGCGGCCCGCCTGATTTGGGGGGCACTCTGAGCCGTGTCTGGATCCGTCAGAGGGGGCTTCCATGCCCCGAAGAGGGCGGGTCTCCGACCCAGTGGGCACCCTCACCGCGTCTTGGCAGCCGGATGAAGGGGGATTCGCCTCGAGAAAGCAGAAAAGCCCTTCCGGCAGCGACGTCACACCGCCGGAAGGGCTTCGTTGTTTCGGAGGGAGGGAGCCGGAGGGGGACGGCCCCGGGCAGCTAGCTCAGCTGCCAGTCAGCCTCAGACCTGTGCGCACCAATGGGTCTGGTAGCACCAGGCCACGCACTGGGAGCGCGTCGACTCGGAGTAGAATTGGCAGTCCTGGTTGCATTGGATGTAGGACTGCCAGCACTGCTGGTAGTTGTTCAGGTCAGTCGGCTCGGGCAGGGTCTCGAGGGCCTCGGCGTCCAGGGCGAGATCCTGGGTGCTGAACTCCGACGCGTTCTCCGCCTTCACGGGCTGGTCCGCGGGCGCTGCCGCAGGCAGGCCTGCCGCCATGAGGGTGATCCCAAGAACTGCCAGCAGCATAGCGAGAATGTTGTTCGATCTCATCGCATCTCCTCCTCTGAAAATCAGAAGTCAATGGTAGCTGCGAGGTGCTCTCGCTCCCGATGATCAGGGCGATCACCCCGACAGCTTTGAATAATAGTTGTGGTAACAATAGCATAAATACGGAAGTTTGTTTGCGCTTTTTCGGGTGTGGTCTGAAGTTTGCCGGCTGGTACCCGCTCGGTCGGGCCGCTTCGTTCTCGGCCGCTTGCTCCACGAGAAAGCGCCGCGCTCCGGTGATCCGGAGACGCGGCGCTTTGCGGTGGGAGGCAGCCTAGCCGCTTACCACGGAATGCACTTGGCGAGGTGGCCGCCGTTCCAGCAGCGGCAGAGGTCACAGCAGCCGCCGCACACGCAGCTGCTCGGCGGGATGTAGCCGGGCTGGCAGTTGAAGGCCATGGGCTGGGCGTCGAAGGTGGAGGTGGTGGGGAAGGTCACGGCCTCCGCTGCGGCAGCGTCCGCCGCCGGGGCGTCGGGGGTGGTGAGCTCGAGGCTCACGGCGGACACGGCATCGGCCGGTGCGTCGGCAGCGAAAGCTGGTACCGTCAGGACGGCGGCGAGAGCGAGGGCGGCGGTGACATACAACAGGGCTTTCTTCATTTTCAGCTCCTCTTTGGATCTCAGCGGAGATCAATCGATAGCCAGCAGCGGTACATCCCTCTCGGCCGGAAGCGGAAATGACCGCCCGAGAACCAGCCGTTGCCCGGTAGCGCCGGGCCGCGGTCTGAGCTGCTGAAGTGAGAACTGATTCTAGCAAGAGCTGAGAGGTCTGGGAGACCCCGAACGGAGAATCGATTTGCAACGAGTAGCGGAACATAGCGGCGGATGGAGACGAGGGGACCGGGGCGGTCGGGCGAAGGGGGATCGATGGCTGCCAGCGGGTTCTCTCGTGGCTTTCCTCATCGCACTGCTCGCCGCCTGTTCCGAGCCGCCGCCGGATCCGGTGGAGCCGGTGCTCAACGTGGAGCCTCTGGCCTTGGAGGAGGTCGAGGCGAGCCTCTTCCTGGTGGGGGATGCGGGTTCGCTGAGCTCGCCGACGGTGGAAGGTGTTCTGGCAGATCTTCGCTCGCAGGTCACGAGCTACGGCGAGGCCGTAGGTGGCGACCGCGTGATCGTGGTCTTCCTGGGGGATAACGTCTACCCCGACGGCATGCGCCGGCGGTCCGGAGAGTGGGATGCGGACGCGGCGCGGGCTCTGGAGCAGCAGATCGAAGTACTTGCAGGGACCGGGGCGCGGGGAATCTTCTTGTCAGGAAACCACGATTGGGGCGGCCTGCGGGAGGAGCACGGCCGGGTGTGCCGGCAGGCGGAGTTCCTGGACGGTGTCGAGGACATCCGCGTCGAGCTGCTGCCGGAGAACGGCTGTCCGGGACCGCAGCGAGTGGATCTGGGGGATGCTCTGGCGTTGATCCTTCTCGATACGGAGTGGCTGCGGCAGAACGCCGAGGATCCGGAGGAGGACGAGGCGGAGTCCTGCTCCGAGCTGATGGATTGTTCGCTGGCGACCGCCGGGCAGGTGCTCGCAGAGCTCGGCGCCATGGTCAGTTCGGCAGCCCAGGACGGCCGCTCCGCCTTGGTCCTGGGACATCATCCGCTGGTCACCGGCGGCGAGCATCGCAGCGGATGGGGAAAGCAGGACATCACCGCTGAAGACTACGCGGACATGGCCCACCGGGTGACGGAGGTACTGGCCGGCGCCGAGACGCCACCGCTGCTCTATGCCGGCGGGCACGATCACAACCTACAGGTGATGGAGGGGCCGGGCTTCCCCTTCCACGCGGTGAGCGGCTCCGGCTCCAAGCTCGCTTCGGTGGGCTCCATCGGCGAGGCATCGCTGTACTACGCCCGCGCTCCCGGATTCCTCCGCCTCGATCACGCCCGCGACGGCCGCATCCAGCTCACCGTGTGGCGCTCCGACCAGGGGCAGGCGGGGGCGCGGTTCCTGCTGGCGGAGAAGGTGGAAGAGAGCTTCGGGGACTCGAGGGCTGAAGCGAAGCCCTGAGGCGGCGGGGCCGGCGGGATTTGAGTAGCCCGGGGATTGGATCCCCGGGCGGAGGTTCCGAGACCACAACCTTTCTCTTCCCCACTCACCTTTTCCTCTACCACCTTCGTCCCGGCCTCAGGAAGCTCCCAGAGCCTCGGCCTGTGAAGTCCCGGCCTGCAAAGCCTCGACCTGGGCCTCCAGGTCCGCCGCCTCCGACTCCCGGCCCTCGGCGCGGAGGAAGGCGGCGAGGGCGGACTCGGCTTCGGCAATCTCCGGAGCGCCGGCGGCGAGGGTCGAGCGGCGGAGATCGAGGGCGCGGCGGTAGAGAGCCTCGGCGCGGTGGGGCTCGGCCAGGCGGTGGCGGGCTTCGGCGAGGACCAGCAGAGCTTCGTCGACATATTGACCCCGAGGCCCGAAGTTTTCCTCCAGGGCGTCGAGGGTGGAGCGCAGGAGCCTCTGGGCTTGGTGGTCTTTGCCCTGACCCAGCAGCGCACGGCCGAGGGTCAGGTCGTTGAGCAGGGTGAGCTTGTGGGTGGGAGCGAGGTGCTGGCGCAGCAGCGGCCGCAGCCGCTGGAGCTCCAACTCCGCCTCGGCGGGGTCGCCGCTCTCGAGCTGCAGCGCCGCGAGGTTGAAGCGCAGAGCCAGAGCATCCAGGGAGCTCGCCCCGACCTTCGCCTCGACGGTGACCAGCGCTTCCCTCAGCAGGCGCAAGGTGCTCTCCACATCCCCCAGCTCGTAGTGGGTGACGGCGAGATTCTGGCGCACGTTGGAGGCTTCCAGGCTGTCGGCGCCGAAGCGCTGCTCGTAGATCTCCAGGGCCTGGTGGAACAGGGGGAGAGCGGAGCGTGGATCGCCCTGCTCGACCCGGCAGCGGGCCACCAGCTTGAGGGCGTTGGCCACCGACGGACTGGTGGGTTCACGGTGGGCGCGGGCAATCCTCAGCGAGCGCTGGAAGATTTCCTCGGCGGCTTCCAGGTCGCCCCGTTCCAATCGGCTCTGGCCGAGGCGGAAGAGGGTCGCCAGGCTCTGTTCCGAACCGGCGGTACCCAGGGCTGCGTGAATGGCGACCACTTCCTGGAGCAGCTGCTCACTCTCGGCATAGCGGCCCTGGCGGTGGCGCACGTTGGCGAGCTCCAAAGCGGCGTCGGCGACGAGCGGGTGGCGTGGACCGAAAACCTGGCGGCGAAGCCTCAGGGAGCGCTGCAGCTGGACTGCGGCCTCGTCCCACTGGCGGGTCTGGAGCAGATGCCGGCCGAGGTCGTAGGCGGCTTCCGCAACCTCTTGCCGGCGGTCCCCGGGGACGCTTTCCCGCAGCACCAGAGCGCGGCGCAGCAGAGGGTCGGCGCGCTGGAATTCTTCCAGGCTGCTGGAGATGGCGCCGACGGTCTGCAGCAGCCGGGCCTGCAGCGAGGGGCGTTCCGGGAAGGCGGTGGCGAGCTCTTCGGCGCCGCGGTTGAGGAGGTCTCGGGCGAGGAGCTGGCGGTTTCCGGTGCCGTCGGCGGTAGCGACTCGGGGGCCGGTGGCATAGGGGTCGGAGGCCCGGAACAGGCCGACCAGGAAGTCCACCACCTCCTGGGTCTCCTGGCGCTGCTCTTCCGCCCGCTGGCGCTCCGCCTCGGCGCGGTGGGCGGCGCGCAGAGTCTGGTCCCGTTCCTGCGCCAGGCTCCAGGTGAAGGCCGTCACCAGGCTCAGGATCACCAGGCCGGCGGTGGCGGCGATGGCCACCACCAGCCGATGGCGTTGGAGCAACTTGCTCAGACGATATTGCCAGGTGTCCGGGCGAGCGGCGACGGGGAAGACGGAGAGGTAGCGTTGGAGGTCTTCCCGCAGCTCTGCCACGGAGCCATAGCGGCGGTCCGGCTCCTTGCGCAGGGCCTTGAGCACGATGGCATCGAGATCACCCGCCAGCTCCCGGGGCCGCGGGCGATAGTCCGCCTCGGAATCCCGTGGATGGTCGCAGGTGGAGCTGGGCCTCGGTGGCGGCTCGGTGCAGATGCGTTGCTCCGCCTGGGCGGGGCTGAGGCCCCGCAGCTCGTAGGGGCGATTTCCGGTGAGCAGCTCGAAGGCCAAGAGGCCCAGCTGGTAGATGTCGGAGGCGACGGCGACGGTCTTCCCCCGCACTTGCTCCGGGCTGGCGTATTGGGGGGTCAGGAAGCAAGCGGTGGCGGCGGTGGTGCTCGGGGCCTCGACGGGCCCGGCGGGTTCGGTCGGCTGGGGGGAGGAGGACCCCAGGAGCTTGGCGATGCCGAAGTCCAACAGCTTCACCCGACCCTGAGCGGTGACCAGAATATTGGAGGGTTTGAGGTCCCGGTGGACGATGAGCCGGCGGTGGGCGGCCTCCACCGCGGCACAGACCTCGATGAGCAGGCCGACCCGTTTCCGCAGGTCGAGGTCGTGTTCGTCGCAGTGCCGATCCAGCGGTTCACCCTCCACTCGCTCCATGACCAGGAAGGGCTGAGCCTCGGGGGTGATGCCGGCGTCGATGAGGCGGGCGATGGAGGGATGCTCGAGATCGGCGAGGATCTGGCGTTCGCGCAGGAAGAGGTCCAGAGCCGCCGGATGAGCGCCGGTAGGGAGGAGCTTGACCGCCACCTCCTGCTCTACCGTGCCGTCGTCCCGCTGGGCGAGGTAGACCACCCCCATGCCGCCACGGCCGAGCTCTTCCAGCAGCCGGTAGCGGCCGACGCGGCTGGGAGGCCGGTCGGTGAAGCTCGAGGACGTTGCCGGCTGGCCACTTGGGGAGGACACGAGGGCATCGAAGGAGAGGGCTCCCGGGAGCAGCGCTCCGCCGCTGCGCAAGAGGGAATCGGTGGCCTCGCCGTCGGCGATGAGCGCCTGGGCCCGGTGCAGTAGGTCGGGGCCTCGGGAGGGGTGGGCGGCGCAAGCTTCGCGGAGATAGGAGCGGCGCTGCGGGGGATCGAGATCCAGGGCATGGCGCACCAGGGCGTCCAATACCTCGTCGGTGGAGGGAGGGCAGTAGGAGCTGGAGCTTTCTCCATCGGTGGCTTCGGGGCCGGGCTCAAACATCGCTGCCTCGCCGAGGAGCATCCGTCGGTTCCGTGCCGTCGGAGCGCAACCAGCTGCGCAGCCAACCCCTGGCCCTGATCCAGTCGCGGCGCACGGTGCGCTCGGAGATGCCCAGGGCTTCTGCGGTCTCGGCGCTGGAGAAGCCGGCGAAGAAACGGCATTCGACGATCTGAGGCAGCCGGCTATCGAAGGCCGCCAGCCGATCCAGCGCCTGGTGCACCGCCAATACGTGCTCGGCGTGAGCAGCGGGGAAGGGGGCTCCGGGATCCGGCAGTCTCGATTCCAGGCTACCGCTGCCGAGGGCCGCGCCCTGCAACGGTTCCGGCCGCCGGCCGCCGCCGTGTTTCTCGCTCAGACGGCGCCGGGCGGCGTCCACCAGAATGTGGCGCATGGCGGTGGCGGCGGCGGCCCGGAAGTGTTCGCTGTCTCGCCACCGTCGGGCTGGCGGCCGGCGGGCGATCTTCAGGTAGGCCTCGTGCACCAAGGCCGTGGTGTCAAGGGTCTCCCAAGGCCGGCGGCGCCGCAGCTGGAAGTGAGCGGTGCGCTTGAGCTCCTGGTAGAGCTCGGCGGCGAGTCCGCCGACGCTCGGGTCGTCGAACGACGTCTCTCGAGCGGTGGGTGAGTCGGTGGGGAAGGGTTGGCTCGAAGAACGGGAGAACGGCGGGCTGGTAGTGATCATGACAGCTCCAGCTGAGCTCTCGTCCTGGGCGAGAGCGGTCGATGTTCTTCCGGGGGATCGAGGTCAAAAACTACAGTCTATCATTCCCACATACTCGATTTATTGTGTCGGTACGCTAAGAAAATCTTCCTCACCGTGTCCGCTTTCTCCACCGGATCTCGTGGGACGGGGTGAACGAGCCACAAGAGCCGTTTTCCAGCCGTCCAGCGGGTCCCTGTTGGAGCCCGCGGTGCATCTCGGGTGATGGTCATCCGACACCTCTTCGGACGGCCCGGAGGCGGCCCATCCCTTCGAGGAGAGTGTCAACATGCTTGGATGGCAATCGCGAAAGGTAAAGGGCCCCGCCGCCGTCGGTGGGGGAACCTGGGTGAGGAAACTTCTTGGAACCGCAGTCTGTGCCGGAGCTCTGGCAGGGCTCCTGCTGTTGCCGGCGGCGGGCGCTGGGGCGCAGGTGGTGGGCGACGCCAACGGAGACGGGGTCTTCGACCTCGACGACTGGTCGTTGGTGGAGCACGCCCTGGAGACCGGCAACACGACCACCGGACCGGATGGGCTTTCGGATGTCGCCCCGCCCTGTGACCACGTCCTGGACTCCACCGATCTGGCGACCTTGCGTCAGGCGTTGGAGGGTACGCAGTGGCGGATGACCACCTACTCCCCCTGCCACGGGCAGGACGTGGGGACCACCCTGCCGGCGCCGCCGCCTTCGCCACCCGTCACCCTCGACGACATCTTCTATGAGATCGCCAACGAGGTGCCGGAGTTCGGCGGTCTGTACTTCGACGAGAACGGCGATCCGACGGTGGTGCTCACCGACGTCGGTGCCCTGGGGGACGCCGAGGACGCGGTCTTTCAGTTCTTCGATTCCGACCGCCTGGGTTCGGAGCTGCTCAACGCGGTGGAGGGGGAGTACGGCTTCCAGGAGCTTCACGACGCCCGGCTGCAGGCGCG
This is a stretch of genomic DNA from Acidobacteriota bacterium. It encodes these proteins:
- a CDS encoding serine/threonine-protein kinase; amino-acid sequence: MFEPGPEATDGESSSSYCPPSTDEVLDALVRHALDLDPPQRRSYLREACAAHPSRGPDLLHRAQALIADGEATDSLLRSGGALLPGALSFDALVSSPSGQPATSSSFTDRPPSRVGRYRLLEELGRGGMGVVYLAQRDDGTVEQEVAVKLLPTGAHPAALDLFLRERQILADLEHPSIARLIDAGITPEAQPFLVMERVEGEPLDRHCDEHDLDLRKRVGLLIEVCAAVEAAHRRLIVHRDLKPSNILVTAQGRVKLLDFGIAKLLGSSSPQPTEPAGPVEAPSTTAATACFLTPQYASPEQVRGKTVAVASDIYQLGLLAFELLTGNRPYELRGLSPAQAEQRICTEPPPRPSSTCDHPRDSEADYRPRPRELAGDLDAIVLKALRKEPDRRYGSVAELREDLQRYLSVFPVAARPDTWQYRLSKLLQRHRLVVAIAATAGLVILSLVTAFTWSLAQERDQTLRAAHRAEAERQRAEEQRQETQEVVDFLVGLFRASDPYATGPRVATADGTGNRQLLARDLLNRGAEELATAFPERPSLQARLLQTVGAISSSLEEFQRADPLLRRALVLRESVPGDRRQEVAEAAYDLGRHLLQTRQWDEAAVQLQRSLRLRRQVFGPRHPLVADAALELANVRHRQGRYAESEQLLQEVVAIHAALGTAGSEQSLATLFRLGQSRLERGDLEAAEEIFQRSLRIARAHREPTSPSVANALKLVARCRVEQGDPRSALPLFHQALEIYEQRFGADSLEASNVRQNLAVTHYELGDVESTLRLLREALVTVEAKVGASSLDALALRFNLAALQLESGDPAEAELELQRLRPLLRQHLAPTHKLTLLNDLTLGRALLGQGKDHQAQRLLRSTLDALEENFGPRGQYVDEALLVLAEARHRLAEPHRAEALYRRALDLRRSTLAAGAPEIAEAESALAAFLRAEGRESEAADLEAQVEALQAGTSQAEALGAS
- a CDS encoding ECF-type sigma factor, coding for MITTSPPFSRSSSQPFPTDSPTARETSFDDPSVGGLAAELYQELKRTAHFQLRRRRPWETLDTTALVHEAYLKIARRPPARRWRDSEHFRAAAATAMRHILVDAARRRLSEKHGGGRRPEPLQGAALGSGSLESRLPDPGAPFPAAHAEHVLAVHQALDRLAAFDSRLPQIVECRFFAGFSSAETAEALGISERTVRRDWIRARGWLRSWLRSDGTEPTDAPRRGSDV